One Lentimicrobium sp. L6 genomic window carries:
- a CDS encoding PH domain-containing protein, protein MDQILINTILKIGSNNPMNMHANEEFSNQVILPDLLAPIEVQEFEALEKKYKLINQIGAAIILFIALTIFFLSIQFSTGDIPILVSMGIPSVFVLIFILRFVLVILGFPKKGYLLREQDISFRRGLLIYKLTTIPFNRIQHVEVSQNMMEKSFGLSRVKVFTAGGSVSDLSIPGLLPDKALQIESFLLSKVNQHD, encoded by the coding sequence GTGGACCAAATTTTAATAAATACCATCCTCAAAATAGGTTCTAATAATCCAATGAATATGCATGCAAACGAAGAATTCTCAAATCAAGTGATATTACCAGATCTACTCGCTCCAATAGAAGTTCAAGAATTTGAAGCTCTGGAAAAGAAGTATAAACTTATCAACCAAATAGGCGCTGCCATTATATTATTTATAGCACTGACTATCTTTTTCCTGAGTATCCAATTCTCAACTGGTGATATCCCAATCTTAGTATCAATGGGCATACCTTCTGTCTTTGTATTGATATTTATTTTGAGATTTGTCCTCGTCATTCTCGGTTTTCCCAAAAAAGGATATTTGCTTCGAGAACAAGATATATCATTCCGTAGAGGACTTCTGATTTACAAACTAACCACCATTCCATTTAATCGAATACAACATGTAGAAGTGAGTCAGAATATGATGGAAAAGAGCTTTGGTTTGTCGAGGGTTAAAGTATTTACAGCTGGAGGTAGTGTGAGCGATCTTTCTATCCCTGGGCTATTGCCAGATAAAGCCCTTCAAATAGAATCCTTTCTCTTATCAAAAGTAAACCAGCATGACTAA